A section of the Zymoseptoria tritici IPO323 chromosome 9, whole genome shotgun sequence genome encodes:
- the TED1 gene encoding thioesterase domain-containing protein (thioesterase domain similar to those found in polyketide synthases but no other PKS domains evident), producing the protein SVVLQGKPSVASTIVFLFPDGSGAGTSYASLPPISPSICLIGLNSPFLRQAEHFTCSIEHVARLWLEEVKRFQSAGRSYVLGGWSAGGYYAYEVARLLVVEGGKVERFILIDSPCRLVYEALPEQVVAELTKKGLMGASGAKKAPEWLVQHFTSTVLAVDRYMPVPMEERDAPTKVNFVWVKEGLVEDVERSGLEVDLSVKVTKFLLEPRGDLKTEGWDRLLPGAECSFDYMTGNHFQITQ; encoded by the coding sequence TCGGTCGTCCTGCAAGGCAAGCCATCTGTCGCTTCGACGATCGTCTTTCTCTTTCCCGATGGTAGCGGTGCCGGGACATCTTATGCCAGCCTCCCACCTATATCCCCCTCGATTTGTCTCATTGGCCTCAACTCCCCTTTCCTCCGCCAAGCCGAGCACTTCACCTGCTCCATCGAGCACGTAGCTCGTCTCTGGTTGGAGGAAGTCAAGAGATTCCAATCGGCCGGCCGTTCGTATGTTCTTGGAGGCTGGTCGGCGGGCGGGTACTACGCTTATGAAGTGGCCAGgctgttggtggtggagggagggaagGTCGAGAGATTTATCTTGATTGACTCGCCCTGTCGACTGGTGTATGAAGCGTTACCGGAGCAGGTAGTTGCTGAGTTGACGAAGAAGGGACTCATGGGTGCATCTGGGGCGAAGAAAGCGCCTGAGTGGTTGGTGCAGCATTTCACCTCCACGGTGTTGGCGGTTGATAGGTATATGCCGGTGCCGATGGAGGAGCGAGATGCTCCTACAAAGGTCAACTTCGTATGGGTGAAGGAAGGACTTGTGGAAGACGTGGAGAGGTCGGGCCTGGAGGTGGACTTGAGCGTAAAGGTGACAAAGTTCTTGCTCGAGCCTAGAGGAGACTTGAAGACGGAAGGGTGGGACAGGTTGTTGCCGGGTGCGGAGTGTTCCTTTGATTACATGACTGGGAACCACTTCCAGATCACACAG
- a CDS encoding peptidase M24 (Peptidase M24) has product MASKTPEGERRGPNGGSSGNAAIANINPQTPAAASGLLEGALDDEGGDDDGDGDDGAVTTMKCDNSSKKKRKKSNKKKNKTSGGKKQTTPPTVPVSELFSGQPYPGGEICDYAVKDDNLQRTTAEESRHLAVLADIDDECLNDYRKAAEVHRQVRRHVQTVAKPGVSMDYLAREIEDGVRSLVSHPGIEPGDALKGGLAFPTGLCLNNIAAHSTPNPGAKDVILQQDDVLSVDFGVHVNGRIVDSAFTVAANPVYDNLLDAVKAATNTGLMEAGIDARMDHISGEIQEVMESYELELNGKTIPVKAVRSLTGHNILRYKIHGDKQVPFVKTRTSQRMEEGDVFAIETFGTTGRGHMRDDVVVYGYGRNDTAITAGLFGKSSKALLKTIDEQFGTLVFSKRYLQHIGVKNYHLAMKSLIENDIVEVYGPLVDIPGSHVAQFEHTILLRPNCKEVISRGDDY; this is encoded by the exons ATGGCATCCAAGACACCCGAAGGAGAGCGTCGTGGCCCGAACG GAGGATCATCCGGCAATGCCGCCATCGCCAATATCAATCCCCAGACGCCCGCAGCCGCCAGCGGACTGCTGGAGGGCGCACTTGACGACGAAggaggcgacgacgatggcgatggtgaCGACGGCGCTGTTACCACCATGAAGTGTGACAATTCCA GCaagaagaaaagaaagaagagCAACAAGAAAAAGAACAAGACCTCGGGTGGGAAGAAGCAGACTACTCCGCCAACTGTTCCCGTGTCTGAGCTCTTCTCCGGCCAGCCTTACCCTGGGGGGGAGATCTGTGACTATGCCGTCAAGGACGACAATCTCCAACGCACCACGGCCGAAGAATCTCGCCACCTCGCCGTACTCGcagacatcgacgacgagtGTCTGAACGACTACCGTAAAGCCGCCGAGGTACATCGCCAGGTCCGTCGCCATGTCCAGACTGTGGCCAAGCCCGGCGTGTCCATGGACTACCTCGCTCGAGAGATTGAGGATGGTGTGCGTTCTCTGGTCAGCCATCCAGGTATCGAGCCCGGCGATGCTCTCAAAGGAGGCCTTGCGTTTCCGACTGGACTCTGCCTCAACAACATCGCTGCTCACTCGACTCCCAATCCTGGTGCTAAAGACGTCATCCTCCAGCAAGACGATGTGCTCAGCGTGGACTTTGGAGTTCATGTCAACGGCAGAATTGTTGACAGCGCTTTTACTGTCGCTGCCAATCCTGTCTACGATAACTTGCTCGATGCGGTCAAAGCGGCCACAAACACTGGGTTAATGGAAGCCGGTATCGATGCTCGAATGGATCACATCAGCGGAGAGATCCAAGAAGTCATGGAATCTTACGAGCTCGAACTCAACGGCAAGACGATTCCCGTCAAAGCCGTGCGGAGCTTGACGGGTCACAATATCCTCCGATACAAGATCCACGGCGACAAGCAAGTCCCCTTCGTCAAGACTCGCACCTCTCAGCGTATGGAAGAAGGCGATGTTTTTGCGATCGAGACTTTTGGCACGACTGGCAGAGGTCACATGCGAGACGAcgtcgtagtctacggctaTGGTCGCAATGATACTGCAATTACTGCTGGCCTGTTCGGGAAGTCTTCCAAGGCGCTTCTCAAGACGATCGATGAGCAGTTCGGGACGctcgtcttctccaagcGGTACCTCCAGCATATCGGTGTCAAGAACTATCATCTCGCGATGAAGTCTCTCATTGAGAATGATATCGTGGAGGTCTACGGGCCGTTGGTGGACATCCCTGGATCTCATGTGGCGCAGTTCGAGCAT ACTATTCTCCTGCGACCCAACTGCAAGGAGGTTATCTCTCGTGGAGACGACTACTGA
- a CDS encoding uncharacterized protein (Large (600aa) protein; uncertain predicted location: cytoplasmic or secreted): MSGFEIAGLVLGGLPLIIAAMEFFEDTHKAPKIWWKIRRAHRRDLGRLRDCELSFQQNMKELLLPLQMDGTISKEEYATLLAHPDCPGWDRIDLQEALADRLSDCCPRYLEILRGINGLLRKLAAATMVDDELFQRQLEKKEVQLMFQLRRLQYSATTFRRDALIDEMEQLNSTLLRFLRSNDRIVDRNGPAHSGITRGVTRKFRTLLALAYHAERMYRALRNAWQCNCVALHCARVWLKHRSASEAVQLEMLIEFASAREMIPAGVWTRRQLAIKLMTEEQAKERTVWSQGLSEIQGSSSGREASASVQGPPAKRIRLDTDSTLCHFKATTLLAGAQVLAQSGGSKPKQIQETGLCAVAMSCSANVSGSLGLLNSEFDGHQTQDIVPGHQYEVVYLASETQAKALDQDSESLGDLLEKTKSDSLFRVERLTVAFMVTSSFLQLFSTPWFQGNSTADDIFLSAESTSSVLGPQRRQPFVLARFGDQPSEQAVPNDVAFMELGIVLLELCFHRRLHDHPRFKEHMANAAISVQGLIRSAVASEWAKDVQYEAGIDYAMAVDWCLHKASLRNPDWRIDFARHVVQPLERCHVAGLRATQIAL, encoded by the exons ATGAGTGGCTTCGAGATCGCGGGCTTGGTCCTCGGCGGTTTGCCATTGATCATTGCAGCCATGGAGTTCTTTGAAGATACGCACAAGGCTCCGAAGATATGGTGGAAGATCAGGCGCGCCCACAGACGAGATCTCGGACGCCTTCGAGATTGCGAACTCAGCTTTCAGCAGAACATGAAAGAGCTCCTCTTACCTTTGCAAATGGATGGCACCATCAGCAAAGAAGAATACGCAACACTATTAGCACACCCTGACTGTCCAGGCTGGGACCGAATTGATCTCCAAGAAGCGCTTGCGGACAGGCTCTCGGATTGCTGTCCCAGGTATCTGGAGATTCTGCGAGGCATCAATGGACTTTTGAGAAAGCTTGCTGCCGCAACCATGGTCGATGATGAGCTTTTTCAAAGGCAGCTTGAAAAGAAAGAAGTG CAACTCATGTTTCAACTCAGACGATTGCAGTACAGCGCAACAACGTTCCGTCGCGATGCTCTCATCGACGAAATGGAGCAGCTCAACTCTACCTTGCTAAGATTCCTACGGTCAAATGACCGGATCGTGGATCGTAATGGTCCAGCTCACTCTGGGATCACTCGCGGAGTCACACGCAAATTCCGGACGCTTCTTGCGCTCGCATATCATGCAGAGCGAATGTACCGTGCACTGAGGAACGCTTGGCAGTGTAATTGCGTGGCGCTTCACTGTGCTCGTGTATGGTTAAAGCATCGAAGCGCGTCAGAGGCAGTGCAGCTGGAGATGCTCATTGAATTCGCTTCCGCCCGCGAGATGATCCCGGCAGGTGTCTGGACAAGGCGACAGCTTGCAATCAAGTTGATGACAGAGGAGCAGGCGAAAGAGCGCACGGTGTGGTCTCAGGGACTCTCGGAGATCCAGGGTAGCAGCTCGGGGCGAGAAGCATCTGCTAGCGTCCAAGGTCCACCCGCGAAGAGGATCCGCCTGGACACTGATTCCACGCTATGCCACTTCAAGGCCACGACCCTGCTTGCTGGAGCCCAGGTACTTGCACAAAGTGGTGGTTCGAAGCCAAAGCAGATTCAGGAAACTGGCCTCTGTGCAGTTGCGATGTCTTGCTCGGCGAATGTCAGCGGGAGCCTCGGGTTACTGAATAGCGAGTTCGACGGCCATCAAACACAAGACATAGTACCAGGGCATCAGTACGAAGTGGTATACCTCGCCAGCGAGACTCAAGCCAAAGCCCTTGACCAGGACTCTGAGTCGCTTGGAGATCTTCTGGAGAAGACGAAATCAGATAGCCTCTTCAGAGTTGAGCGATTGACCGTGGCTTTCATGGTCACATCATCCTTTTTGCAGCTCTTCTCTACACCATGGTTCCAGGGCAACTCCACGGCAGATGACATCTTCCTGAGTGCGGAGTCTACCTCAAGCGTACTCGGACCTCAGCGACGGCAGCCTTTTGTTCTGGCGCGATTCGGTGATCAGCCTAGCGAACAAGCGGTTCCCAACGACGTCGCTTTCATGGAACTAGGAATCGTCCTGCTCGAGCTGTGCTTCCATCGGCGCTTGCACGATCATCCAAGGTTCAAAGAGCACATGGCGAACGCGGCTATTTCGGTTCAGGGCTTGATACGAAGCGCCGTGGCCAGTGAGTGGGCCAAAGACGTCCAGTACGAGGCTGGCATTGATTACGCCATGGCTGTGGACTGGTGTCTTCACAAGGCCAGCTTGAGGAATCCGGACTGGAGGATCGATTTCGCGAGGCATGTGGTTCAGCCTCTGGAAAGGTGTCATGTGGCAGGACTTCGGGCGACGCAGATTGCTCTGTGA